The segment CAAAGCGATGCCACGGTGGCACTCATGCGGGCCGAGTTCGACGAGCGAGGTTTTGGGTGGTGGGCGCTCGAAGCACGGGAGACCGGTGAGTTCATCGGCCGCGCCGGCTTGGACGAGGTGGGCAAGGACATGCCGTTCGCGGGGGTGGACGTCGGGTGGCGGTTGATACGTTCGGCGTGGGGTCACGGTTACGCCACCGAGGCCGCCCTGGCCTGCCTGGCCTTTGGCTTCGAGGCCCTCGGGCTGCCGGAGATCGTGGCGTCGACGACCGTCAACAACCTTCGTTCCCAGGCGGTGATGCGCCGGATCGGCATGACCCGGGACCCGGCCGATGACTTCGAGGATCCGAGTGTGCCCGAGGGGCCGCTTCGCCAGTGTGTGCTGTACCGGACCCCCGCAGAGATGCGCACGGGCTACACCACGCGGCGGGACACGACCAACTGATCCAGAGCGATTGAGGGCGGAACCGTCGAAGTGACCCGAAAGGCCAGGACCTCTTGGTAGCAACAGCGGTGTCGGAGCCGGGCTCCACCAAGAGGTCCTGTCATGCCGTTGTACGCGCCCGCTCCTGCCACTGTCACCCCGGATCAGGTGACGTTCGCGACGTCCCACACGCCGCCGACCTCACGCGGGGTGACGTCGATACACAGGGCACCGTCGTTCCCGCCCTGCACCGACTTGGCGAACGGGTACTCGTCACACGAGTCGTTGGGGATGCCGGTGGCACCCCGGGGAAACTTGTACGGCCCACGGTCACAGGTCAGGGCACGCCTGCCCTTGGCGTTCGGGTCAAGCGGGTCGACATGCCACCGGTTCAGCAAGTGGCCGGGGGTGCCGGACTTGCCCGCGAGGTTCTTCTGCGCCCACTCGTAGGCGACGGCCGCCCCCTTGTAGAGCGACCGATGGTACGTCACGTTGGCCGTGTGGCCGTCCACGATACATCCGGGCCGGCTCCCGACCTTGTCGTCACAGTCTTCGGACGCTGCCTGACGTGTTCGCTTGCGCCCAGGCCGAAGGCATCGAGCTGAGGCTGGATGCCACTGAGATCCAGGTCCGCCGTCCGCAGGCGGACGACGCGCGTTCGTCTCCAGGAAATCAGCAAGTTCCCCACCCACGACCTGGCCAACGCCGACCTGCCCCACCGTCACAGCAAACACCGTTGCAGTACTAACGCAACGGCATTGCGAAGTGATGGCCAGGCCCGCCGCATCCACCGTGGTGCCCTGCTGCGCAGTCCAGCACCACGTCGAAGGATCCGCCGACGCCCACCACCAGGGCGCAGCCCAGGTCTTTCTGCGTCCGCGCGAGGAAGTACTCCTTGCGCGGACTCGGCACGGCGAGGAAAAGGATGTGTCGCCGGTAGTGGCTGCGGCGGGCTGTTGCCCGGTGTTGCCGGCGCCGGTCGGACCAGTGCAGCATCCTGGCTGGTGTCACGGCTGGTGGGTTGAGGACCACGGCGAGCAGGTGGCGGATCTCCGCGACGGTCAACGGGATCGGGTCGCTGCCGCGAGTGTGGTGGTGTGGGTCGGTGGGCCGCCTTGGGGTCGTGCTGGCGGCGATGGCGGTCAGGAAGGCCAGGGCGAGCATGGCGAGCGTGATGTGCCGGTGCCAGGCGGTCCAGTGGCGGACCTTGTAGTGGTCGAGTCCGACCTGGCCCTTGGCGGCCTGCACCTTGCCGCTGCGCACCGAGACCAGCCGGTAGTAGGCACTACCGGCTGGTCTCGGCCTGCGAGTCCTCCTACACGAACAGGAAGTACGGCACGAGGACGGCGGGCACACCGAGCGGCAGACCGGTGGCGCTCCAGCGACGGCGGTGACGCCCGCGTCGCCCGCCGGCTGTGGCGTTCTTCATCGCGAGCTGTACTCCTTGCACGTCACCGTGGATCAGACAGGTCAGCGCTGCAGGGTGAGGACGCCCGGCCGGTACGGCAGTCGGTCGTATGGGCCGCCCGCGTTGGGGGACTTGCCCTGGTAGAGGAACTGCAGGTTGCAGGGGTCGATGGTCATGGTCTGGTCGGGGTTGTCGCGGACCAGGTCGCCGTGGCTGATGTCGTTGGTCCAGGTGGCTCCGCTGTTGGCCTTGCCGGCGAAGGGGTTGCTCTCGGTGGCGGCCTGCGGGGTCCACGAACCGTTCAGGCTGGAGGCCGTGAACGAGCGGAAGTAGCGCTGCTCATTCGCACCCCGGGCCTCGACGATCATGAGGTACTGGTTCTGGCCCTGGACCTTGTAGACCTGCGGCGCCTCGAACAGGTTCTTCGCCGTGTCGCTCATGACCGTCGTGTACGAGGAGCCGAAGCTGCCCGGGAAGTTCCCGATCGGCATGCTCGCCCGGTAGATCTTGCCGTTGTCGCCGGCGAAGAACAGGTACATGTTCTGGTCGTCGGCGATCAGGGTCTGGTCGATCGGGCCGGTGCCGGAGTCGGGGAGGCTCCCGGTGAACAGCGGCTGCGGCGCGGACCAGCCGTTGGGGTTGGTGGGGTCGCTCGACAAGCGGTAGCTGAAGGGCGACGCACCCCACTGGTACGCCAGCACCCAGATCTTCTTCGGCGCGAAGTAGAACAGCGTGGGCGC is part of the Streptomyces katrae genome and harbors:
- a CDS encoding GNAT family N-acetyltransferase — protein: MPELRTDRLLLRRWRESDLEPWAAMNADPEVREHLGELLTREQSDATVALMRAEFDERGFGWWALEARETGEFIGRAGLDEVGKDMPFAGVDVGWRLIRSAWGHGYATEAALACLAFGFEALGLPEIVASTTVNNLRSQAVMRRIGMTRDPADDFEDPSVPEGPLRQCVLYRTPAEMRTGYTTRRDTTN
- a CDS encoding NucA/NucB deoxyribonuclease domain-containing protein, with protein sequence MTYHRSLYKGAAVAYEWAQKNLAGKSGTPGHLLNRWHVDPLDPNAKGRRALTCDRGPYKFPRGATGIPNDSCDEYPFAKSVQGGNDGALCIDVTPREVGGVWDVANVT